A window of the Pseudomonas gozinkensis genome harbors these coding sequences:
- the argS gene encoding arginine--tRNA ligase has protein sequence MKDTIRQLIQQALTQLVNEGVLPEGLTPAIQVENARDKTHGDFASNIAMMLAKPAGMKPRDLAEKIIAALPADENVTKAEIAGPGFINFFQNTQALASRLDAALADAHVGVRKAGPAQRTVVDLSAPNLAKEMHVGHLRSTIIGDGVARVLEFLGDTVIRQNHVGDWGTQFGMLMAYLQENPITSDELSDLENFYRAAKQRFDESPEFADRARGLVVKLQAGDAECLALWTKFKDISLSHCQKIYELLNVKLTMADVMGESAYNDDLINVVNDLKAAGMLVESNGAQCVFLDEFKNAEGEPLPVIIVKADGGYLYATTDLAAVRYRSGKLKADRALYFVDQRQALHFQQVFAVARKAGFVTHPMEMEHMGFGTMNGADGRPFKTRDGGTVKLIDLLTEAQERAYSLVKEKNPTLAEDELRAIAKVVGIGAVKYADLSKHRTSDYSFNFDLMLNFEGNTAPYLLYAYTRVAGVFRKLGKDFSEVDGQIVLEAAHEQELAAKLAQFGEVLNNVAEKGTPHTLCTYLYDVAGLFSSFYENCPILAADTPAQMQSRLRLAALTGRTLKQGLELLGLETLERM, from the coding sequence ATGAAAGACACCATTCGCCAGCTGATCCAACAAGCCCTCACCCAACTCGTCAACGAAGGTGTGTTGCCTGAAGGCCTGACGCCGGCGATCCAGGTGGAAAACGCCCGGGACAAGACCCATGGCGACTTCGCCAGCAACATCGCGATGATGCTGGCCAAGCCTGCGGGCATGAAGCCGCGCGATCTGGCGGAAAAAATCATCGCCGCCCTGCCGGCTGACGAGAACGTCACCAAGGCCGAAATCGCCGGCCCCGGCTTCATCAACTTCTTCCAGAACACCCAAGCGCTGGCCTCGCGCCTCGACGCCGCACTGGCCGACGCTCACGTTGGCGTGCGCAAGGCTGGCCCGGCGCAACGCACCGTCGTCGACCTGTCGGCACCGAACCTGGCCAAAGAGATGCACGTCGGCCACCTGCGTTCGACCATCATCGGCGACGGCGTGGCGCGGGTGCTCGAATTCCTCGGCGACACCGTGATCCGTCAGAACCACGTCGGCGATTGGGGCACCCAGTTCGGCATGCTGATGGCCTACCTGCAGGAAAACCCGATCACCAGCGACGAGCTGTCGGACCTGGAAAACTTCTACCGTGCCGCCAAGCAGCGCTTTGACGAATCCCCGGAATTCGCCGACCGCGCCCGTGGCCTGGTGGTCAAGTTGCAGGCCGGCGACGCCGAATGCCTGGCGCTGTGGACCAAGTTCAAGGACATCTCGCTGTCGCACTGCCAGAAGATCTACGAATTGCTCAACGTCAAACTGACCATGGCCGACGTGATGGGCGAAAGCGCCTACAACGACGACCTGATCAACGTGGTCAACGACCTGAAAGCCGCCGGCATGCTGGTTGAAAGCAACGGCGCCCAGTGTGTGTTCCTCGACGAATTCAAGAACGCCGAAGGCGAGCCACTGCCGGTGATCATCGTCAAGGCTGACGGCGGCTACCTGTATGCCACCACCGACCTGGCCGCCGTGCGCTACCGCAGCGGCAAGCTGAAAGCCGATCGCGCGCTGTACTTCGTCGACCAGCGTCAGGCCCTGCACTTCCAGCAAGTGTTCGCCGTGGCGCGCAAGGCCGGTTTCGTGACCCATCCGATGGAAATGGAGCACATGGGTTTCGGCACCATGAACGGCGCCGATGGCCGTCCGTTCAAGACCCGTGACGGCGGCACCGTGAAGCTGATCGACCTGCTGACCGAAGCGCAGGAACGTGCCTACAGCCTGGTGAAGGAAAAGAACCCGACACTGGCCGAAGACGAACTGCGTGCGATCGCCAAAGTGGTCGGCATCGGCGCGGTGAAATACGCCGACCTGTCGAAGCACCGCACCAGCGACTACAGCTTCAACTTCGACCTGATGCTCAACTTCGAAGGCAACACCGCGCCGTACCTGCTGTACGCCTACACCCGCGTGGCCGGCGTGTTCCGCAAACTGGGCAAGGATTTCAGCGAAGTCGACGGCCAGATCGTCCTCGAAGCGGCGCACGAGCAGGAACTGGCGGCCAAACTGGCGCAGTTCGGTGAAGTGCTGAACAACGTTGCGGAAAAGGGCACGCCACACACCCTGTGCACTTACCTGTACGACGTTGCCGGCCTGTTCTCCAGCTTCTACGAGAACTGCCCGATCCTCGCCGCCGACACCCCGGCACAAATGCAAAGCCGTCTGCGCCTCGCCGCGCTGACCGGCCGTACCCTCAAGCAAGGCCTGGAACTGCTCGGCCTGGAAACCCTGGAGCGCATGTAA
- a CDS encoding primosomal protein N' — protein sequence MPDAILRLALPSPLRRLFDYRAPAGVLRSQLQPGMRLRVPFGRREMIGILVEVTDTSEVPVEKLKPALALLDATAPLPPALFKLCLWTAQYYQHSLGDTLSWALPVLLRQGELAEVRQERFWSAAPGASLDDPRIARAPRQREALATLAQHPHGVAHQLLSKLMLSKDSLDLLLAKDLVQVEVRRHAPGARHEHWLAQPELPLNSEQRAAYEAIRAGFDSYHAFLLAGVTGSGKTEVYLQLIRETLEAGKQALVLIPEINLGPQTLARFEQRFNARIALLHSAVNDRDRLDAWLAARDGEADIIIGTRSALFTPMKNPGLIIIDEEHDGSYKQQEGLRYHARDLALVRARQENIPIVLGSATPSLESLHNAYTGRYGLLRLNERAGGAKQPRFLRLDVKSRPLDSGISGPMQQAIGQTLAAGQQVLVFLNRRGFAPTLLCHDCGWMSECQRCDARMTVHQRYGELRCHHCGYVERVPRQCPKCNKVDLRPVGAGTERAEERLAILFPDYPVLRVDRDSTSRKDAMNQLFATIQKGQPCILVGTQMLAKGHHFPRVTLVSILDADGGLFSGDFRASERMAQLIVQVAGRAGRAEEPGKVIIQTHLADHPLLVQLTEQGYFAFAEQALSERRAAGLPPFSHLALLRAEAHKPGQAEGFLDEACSEAERLLAEQNLTGIELLGPVPAPMERRAGRFRAQLLLQATARAPLHRLLASWLLVLEQMPSGRAVRWSLDVDPVDLY from the coding sequence GTGCCCGACGCCATTCTGCGCCTCGCCCTGCCTTCGCCCCTGCGCCGCCTGTTCGACTATCGGGCCCCGGCCGGCGTGCTGCGTTCGCAGTTGCAACCGGGCATGCGCCTGCGGGTGCCGTTCGGCCGGCGGGAGATGATCGGGATTCTGGTGGAAGTCACAGACACCAGCGAAGTACCGGTGGAAAAGCTCAAACCGGCACTGGCCCTGCTCGACGCCACCGCGCCGCTGCCGCCGGCGCTGTTCAAGCTGTGCCTGTGGACGGCTCAGTATTATCAGCACAGCCTCGGCGACACCCTGAGCTGGGCATTGCCGGTGCTGTTGCGCCAAGGCGAACTGGCCGAGGTTCGGCAGGAACGCTTCTGGTCCGCTGCTCCCGGCGCCAGCCTCGATGACCCGCGCATCGCCCGCGCCCCGCGCCAGCGTGAAGCCCTGGCAACACTGGCCCAGCATCCCCACGGCGTCGCCCATCAGTTGCTGAGCAAACTGATGCTGAGCAAGGACAGCCTCGATCTGCTGCTGGCCAAGGATCTGGTGCAAGTCGAAGTGCGCCGCCACGCCCCCGGCGCGCGCCACGAACATTGGCTGGCCCAACCGGAGCTGCCGCTCAACAGCGAACAGCGCGCCGCGTACGAGGCGATTCGCGCCGGGTTCGACAGTTATCACGCGTTCCTGCTCGCCGGTGTCACCGGCAGCGGCAAGACCGAAGTCTATTTGCAGTTGATCCGCGAAACCCTCGAGGCCGGCAAGCAGGCGCTGGTGCTGATTCCGGAGATCAACCTCGGCCCGCAGACCCTCGCCCGCTTCGAACAACGCTTCAATGCACGCATCGCCCTGCTGCACTCGGCGGTCAACGATCGTGATCGTCTGGATGCCTGGCTCGCCGCCCGTGACGGAGAAGCCGACATTATTATCGGTACCCGTTCGGCGCTGTTCACCCCGATGAAGAATCCGGGGCTGATCATCATCGACGAAGAACACGACGGCTCCTATAAACAGCAGGAAGGCCTGCGCTACCACGCGCGGGATCTGGCGCTGGTACGCGCGCGGCAGGAAAACATCCCGATCGTGCTCGGTTCCGCGACGCCATCGCTGGAAAGCCTGCACAACGCCTACACCGGCCGCTACGGACTCCTACGCCTGAACGAGCGGGCCGGCGGCGCCAAACAGCCACGTTTCCTGCGCCTGGATGTAAAAAGTCGTCCACTGGACAGCGGCATTTCCGGGCCGATGCAGCAAGCCATCGGCCAGACCCTCGCCGCCGGCCAGCAGGTGCTGGTGTTCCTTAACCGCCGGGGTTTTGCTCCGACACTCCTGTGCCATGACTGCGGCTGGATGTCCGAATGCCAGCGCTGCGATGCGCGGATGACCGTGCACCAGCGCTACGGCGAATTGCGCTGCCACCACTGCGGCTACGTCGAGCGCGTGCCGCGCCAGTGCCCGAAGTGCAACAAGGTCGATCTGCGACCCGTGGGCGCCGGCACCGAGCGGGCCGAGGAACGGCTGGCGATTCTGTTCCCGGATTACCCGGTGCTGCGCGTCGACCGCGACAGCACGTCGCGCAAGGACGCGATGAACCAGTTGTTCGCCACGATCCAGAAAGGCCAGCCGTGCATTCTGGTCGGCACCCAGATGTTGGCCAAGGGGCACCACTTCCCTCGGGTGACGCTGGTGTCGATCCTCGATGCCGACGGCGGGCTGTTTTCCGGCGACTTCCGCGCCAGCGAGCGTATGGCACAACTGATCGTGCAGGTCGCCGGGCGCGCCGGGCGGGCGGAAGAGCCGGGCAAGGTGATCATCCAGACGCATCTGGCCGACCATCCTTTATTGGTGCAACTGACCGAGCAGGGTTACTTCGCCTTCGCCGAACAGGCCCTCAGCGAACGCCGCGCTGCGGGGCTGCCGCCGTTCTCGCATCTGGCGCTGTTGCGCGCCGAAGCGCACAAGCCGGGGCAGGCCGAAGGTTTTCTCGATGAAGCCTGCAGCGAGGCCGAGCGCTTGCTGGCCGAGCAGAACCTGACCGGCATTGAACTGCTGGGACCCGTACCGGCACCGATGGAACGTCGGGCCGGACGCTTTCGCGCGCAGCTGCTTTTGCAGGCCACGGCCCGGGCGCCGCTGCACCGCTTGCTGGCGAGCTGGTTGCTGGTGCTGGAACAGATGCCAAGCGGCCGGGCGGTGCGCTGGTCGCTGGATGTCGACCCTGTCGATTTGTATTGA
- the rpmE gene encoding 50S ribosomal protein L31, whose product MKADIHPNYPEVAVTCSCGNKFETRSTFGKALAIDVCNECHPFYTGKQKTLDTGGRVQKFADRFGAFGAKKA is encoded by the coding sequence ATGAAAGCCGATATCCACCCGAATTACCCAGAAGTTGCAGTAACTTGCAGCTGCGGCAACAAGTTCGAAACCCGTTCGACCTTCGGCAAAGCCCTGGCGATCGACGTTTGCAACGAGTGCCACCCGTTCTACACCGGTAAGCAGAAGACTCTGGACACCGGTGGTCGCGTTCAGAAGTTCGCCGACCGTTTCGGTGCTTTCGGCGCGAAAAAGGCCTAA
- a CDS encoding thermonuclease family protein: MKKASLAGAFFVSAIWLSAAQAFCPAPSGLDSVTVQRVVDGDTLRLNDGRNVRMIGLNTPELGKQGRSDEPFAVAARKRLEVLVAESDGRVGLRLGSESKDRYGRTLAHVFSARGENLEAQMLADGLGFQVAVAPNVDLVDCQQAAESHARQAGLGLWKRSPVLKAEQIERSGFALVSGRVSKVQRNRGGIWIELQDKLVLRVAPNLLDRFDGASLLALKGKQIEARGWVVDRSRRGGLKSGQARWLLPLTDPAMLQPSR, translated from the coding sequence ATGAAAAAGGCGTCCCTTGCGGGCGCCTTTTTTGTGTCCGCGATTTGGCTTTCCGCCGCCCAGGCCTTCTGCCCGGCGCCGTCCGGGCTGGACAGCGTCACGGTGCAGCGGGTGGTCGACGGCGACACTCTGCGCCTGAATGACGGGCGCAATGTGCGGATGATCGGCCTCAATACGCCCGAACTCGGCAAGCAGGGTCGCAGTGACGAGCCGTTCGCGGTGGCGGCGCGCAAGCGCCTTGAAGTCCTGGTCGCCGAGAGCGACGGGCGGGTTGGCCTGCGACTCGGCTCCGAGTCCAAGGACCGTTACGGCCGAACCCTGGCCCATGTTTTCAGCGCCAGGGGTGAGAACCTCGAAGCGCAGATGCTCGCCGATGGCCTCGGTTTCCAGGTCGCGGTGGCGCCAAATGTCGATCTTGTCGATTGCCAGCAAGCCGCCGAAAGCCATGCGCGACAGGCCGGGCTCGGCCTTTGGAAGCGCTCGCCTGTACTGAAAGCAGAGCAGATCGAGCGCTCGGGTTTCGCCCTGGTCAGCGGTCGTGTGAGCAAGGTTCAGCGCAATCGCGGCGGAATCTGGATCGAGTTGCAGGACAAGCTTGTACTGCGCGTTGCACCCAATTTGCTGGATCGCTTCGATGGCGCCTCTCTGCTGGCGTTGAAGGGCAAGCAGATCGAGGCTCGTGGCTGGGTGGTCGACCGTTCCCGGCGCGGTGGACTGAAATCAGGTCAGGCGCGCTGGCTGTTGCCGCTGACCGATCCTGCGATGCTCCAGCCGTCCCGCTGA
- a CDS encoding malic enzyme-like NAD(P)-binding protein: MSDLKTAALEYHANPRPGKLSVELTKATATARDLSLAYSPGVAEPVREIARDPELAYKYTGKGNLVAVISDGTAILGLGNLGPLASKPVMEGKGVLFKRFAGIDVFDIEVDSESPQAFIDTVKRISITFGGINLEDIKAPECFEIERALIEQCDIPVFHDDQHGTAIVTAAGMINALEIAGKTLADAKIVCLGAGAAAISCMKLLVSMGAKVENIFMVDRTGVIHAGRDDLNQYKAVFAHPTEKRTLDDAIEGADVFVGLSGPNLLSAEQLKRMAANPIVFACSNPDPEISPELAHATRNDVIMATGRSDYPNQVNNVLGFPFIFRGALDVRAKRINEEMKIAAANALRELAKLPVPQEVCDAYGGISLEFGREYIIPKPMDKRLITVISDAVAKAAIETGVATLPYPKNYPLKSVDDVFNG; the protein is encoded by the coding sequence ATGTCTGATCTGAAAACTGCCGCTCTCGAATATCATGCCAATCCTCGTCCAGGAAAGCTGAGTGTCGAGCTCACCAAGGCCACTGCTACCGCCCGCGACCTGTCGCTGGCCTACAGCCCCGGCGTAGCTGAACCAGTGCGCGAGATCGCCCGCGATCCTGAACTGGCCTACAAGTACACCGGCAAGGGCAACCTGGTTGCAGTCATTTCCGATGGCACCGCGATTCTGGGTCTGGGTAACCTCGGCCCACTGGCTTCCAAGCCAGTGATGGAAGGTAAAGGCGTGCTGTTCAAGCGCTTCGCCGGCATCGACGTCTTCGACATCGAAGTCGACTCCGAAAGCCCGCAAGCCTTCATCGACACCGTAAAACGCATCTCCATCACCTTCGGTGGCATCAACCTGGAAGACATCAAGGCACCTGAGTGCTTTGAGATCGAACGCGCTCTGATCGAGCAGTGCGACATTCCGGTCTTCCACGATGACCAGCACGGCACCGCGATCGTGACCGCTGCGGGCATGATCAACGCCCTGGAAATCGCTGGCAAAACCCTGGCCGACGCCAAGATCGTCTGCCTGGGCGCTGGTGCAGCCGCCATCTCCTGCATGAAGTTGCTGGTGAGCATGGGCGCCAAGGTCGAGAACATCTTCATGGTTGACCGTACTGGCGTGATCCACGCTGGCCGTGACGACCTGAACCAGTACAAGGCTGTGTTCGCTCACCCTACCGAGAAGCGCACCCTGGATGACGCCATCGAAGGCGCTGACGTATTCGTCGGCCTGTCGGGCCCGAACCTGCTGAGCGCCGAGCAACTCAAGCGCATGGCGGCCAACCCGATCGTCTTCGCCTGCTCCAACCCGGATCCGGAAATCTCCCCGGAACTGGCTCACGCCACCCGTAACGACGTGATCATGGCCACCGGCCGTTCGGACTACCCGAACCAGGTCAACAACGTACTGGGCTTCCCGTTCATCTTCCGTGGTGCCCTGGACGTTCGCGCCAAGCGCATCAACGAAGAAATGAAGATCGCTGCCGCCAACGCCCTGCGCGAACTGGCCAAGCTGCCGGTCCCACAGGAAGTGTGCGACGCCTACGGCGGTATCTCCCTGGAATTCGGCCGTGAGTACATCATTCCGAAGCCAATGGACAAGCGCCTGATCACCGTGATCTCCGACGCCGTGGCCAAGGCTGCGATCGAGACCGGTGTGGCGACCCTGCCGTATCCGAAGAACTACCCGCTGAAAAGCGTGGATGACGTGTTCAACGGCTAA